A single window of Desulfovibrio sp. G11 DNA harbors:
- the hemW gene encoding radical SAM family heme chaperone HemW: MLVYIHVPFCSTRCRYCAFYSSPLGRGVDPVSSPAVRDYVDTLFMELAHWGDRLGGSPVQTVFFGGGTPSLLPPRVIALVMERLGRYFTLVPKAEVTLEANPESLRGGHRVAQYLEAGVNRLSIGIQSLDEGMLRMLGRPHKAQDSLHAAFLAREAGCANINVDLMWGLPGQSVRQWLQTLKDVMRMSPDHISAYGLTLEPGTPLELDVEEGHLMLPPERDQNIMFMEGAALLEQHGYLHYEISNFARMGFQCRHNLGYWEGEDYLGLGPSATSTIGGRRWTNPASQKAWDVRTREGSLGQDVEELTPQTRVLELLMLRLRTTRGLRVKAYREMTGRDFVRDHQRLVQALHENGLIRIRNGYLRLTRSGMLVSNSILSNLFARTREVLRHGLAPGARPDAVPSAGVGSGSLGEALLAENSAAQTSPVPQPGQGEGQGPVENVMAPAGVLGHKRKPARKEPEIRAVQWPRA, from the coding sequence ATGCTCGTATATATACATGTTCCCTTTTGCAGCACGCGCTGCCGCTACTGTGCCTTTTATTCCAGCCCGTTGGGGCGCGGGGTGGACCCCGTGTCGTCTCCGGCCGTGCGCGACTATGTGGACACCCTGTTTATGGAGCTTGCCCACTGGGGCGACCGGCTGGGCGGCAGCCCGGTGCAGACGGTATTTTTCGGCGGGGGCACGCCAAGCCTTTTGCCGCCGCGCGTCATAGCTCTGGTTATGGAGCGCCTGGGGCGCTACTTCACGCTGGTTCCCAAAGCCGAGGTGACGCTTGAGGCCAATCCGGAGTCCCTGCGCGGCGGGCACCGCGTGGCCCAGTATCTTGAGGCGGGCGTCAACCGTCTTTCCATTGGCATACAGAGCCTTGATGAAGGCATGCTGCGCATGCTGGGCCGTCCGCACAAGGCACAGGACAGCCTGCATGCGGCCTTTCTTGCGCGCGAGGCCGGTTGCGCCAATATCAATGTGGATCTCATGTGGGGGCTGCCGGGGCAGAGTGTGCGCCAATGGCTGCAAACGCTCAAGGATGTGATGCGCATGAGCCCGGACCATATTTCGGCCTACGGGCTGACTCTTGAGCCGGGTACGCCGCTGGAGCTGGACGTGGAGGAAGGCCACCTTATGCTGCCGCCGGAACGCGACCAGAACATCATGTTTATGGAGGGCGCGGCCCTGCTGGAACAGCACGGCTATCTGCACTACGAAATATCCAATTTTGCCCGCATGGGCTTTCAGTGCCGTCACAATCTGGGCTACTGGGAAGGGGAGGACTACCTGGGCCTGGGACCTTCAGCCACGTCCACCATCGGCGGCCGCCGATGGACCAATCCGGCCAGCCAGAAAGCCTGGGACGTGCGCACCCGCGAGGGCAGCCTCGGGCAGGATGTGGAGGAGCTGACACCGCAGACCAGAGTGCTGGAACTGCTCATGCTGCGCCTGCGCACGACGCGGGGGCTGCGGGTGAAGGCCTACCGGGAAATGACCGGCAGGGATTTTGTGCGCGACCACCAGCGGCTGGTGCAGGCTTTGCATGAAAACGGGCTTATACGTATCCGTAACGGCTATCTGCGGCTGACGCGCAGCGGCATGCTGGTGTCCAACTCCATTCTGAGCAATCTTTTTGCCCGCACGCGTGAAGTGCTCCGGCATGGGCTTGCCCCCGGGGCGCGCCCCGATGCGGTGCCATCCGCCGGGGTGGGCAGCGGCAGCCTGGGCGAGGCCCTGCTGGCGGAAAACAGCGCGGCGCAAACATCGCCAGTGCCGCAGCCTGGGCAGGGTGAAGGACAGGGACCGGTGGAAAATGTCATGGCCCCGGCCGGAGTGCTGGGCCACAAAAGAAAACCGGCCCGCAAGGAGCCGGAAATACGCGCCGTACAGTGGCCCAGAGCCTGA